In Chthoniobacterales bacterium, the genomic window CCATCCCGAATCTCACGGCGGTCAAACCGCTCGGCGCGTTCTACATGCTCGTCAACATTTCGAAGTTCGGTCTCAGCTCGACCAACTTCGCCGACCGCTTGCTCAGCAAAGCGGAGGTCGCCGTCGTTCCGGGAGTTGCTTTCGGCGACGACCAGACCGTGCGCCTCAGCTACGCGACCGACCTCGAGACCATCAAGACGGGGTTGGATCGCATCGAGCAGTTCTGCCGGACGATCTGACGGCGCGGGGGGGGGGCACCGCGGTTCTAAGTCGAAAGGCTCACAAACACTCACGAGTCGTAAAAGCAGCCACGCTCGATGGGGGATCCGTTCGTCCCATTCAGCGCGGCGCGTGCGCCGGGCGGGGTATAACGAACGCAGTTTCCTCGTCGGCAAACTTAAGTCATTCTGACCCCGTGCGCGCGGATCGCAAAATTTTCCACGAAGGCCGCGTGTGGTATGGCGTTCCCAAAGCGCGGACGCTCGGCGCCACGACTCCGAAAATTCGCGAGGCCCTGGGTCGCGGAGACCTCGAACGGACGCGGCTCCGTATCAACGGGAAACTTTTGGTGACCATCGAGAGC contains:
- a CDS encoding aspartate aminotransferase encodes the protein IPNLTAVKPLGAFYMLVNISKFGLSSTNFADRLLSKAEVAVVPGVAFGDDQTVRLSYATDLETIKTGLDRIEQFCRTI